In Cyanobacteria bacterium GSL.Bin1, a genomic segment contains:
- a CDS encoding DUF928 domain-containing protein → MIRKISLLLVSTSLLANPPVHPVVSAQEMDSPILDVVFNPPDDDQPLTSSGGGSRGRNCPGDATEVSPYLVPVVPQDFAGLTTQGRPSILVYVGDTSASKAFFSIKGDQQENHYYTSVDLPQTPGIIRIDLPEDGPELAINQNYSWYFALMCNDQLRPDSPTVAGQIKRVTLDPSLSSPAVDEDNALVNQVALYSEAGIWYETATLLAALRQAEPDNRAIAQAWDNLLTTAGLEAISNQPIFPEP, encoded by the coding sequence ATGATTAGGAAAATTTCTCTGTTGTTAGTCTCAACGAGCTTACTCGCCAATCCCCCTGTTCATCCTGTTGTTTCAGCACAGGAGATGGACAGCCCAATTTTAGACGTTGTTTTTAATCCTCCTGATGACGATCAGCCCCTAACCTCTAGCGGTGGGGGGTCTCGCGGAAGGAATTGCCCTGGCGATGCGACCGAGGTTTCCCCTTACCTGGTCCCGGTTGTTCCCCAAGACTTTGCCGGTTTGACCACTCAGGGTCGTCCCAGCATTTTGGTGTATGTGGGAGACACCAGCGCCTCGAAAGCATTTTTCAGTATTAAGGGCGACCAACAAGAAAATCATTACTATACCTCTGTCGATCTTCCCCAAACGCCTGGGATAATTCGGATTGACCTCCCAGAGGACGGACCAGAGTTGGCGATTAACCAAAACTATTCTTGGTACTTTGCCTTGATGTGTAACGATCAGCTGCGCCCTGACAGTCCAACGGTAGCGGGTCAGATCAAGCGAGTGACTTTAGACCCTTCTCTCTCATCCCCGGCTGTTGATGAGGACAACGCTTTAGTGAACCAAGTTGCCCTTTACAGTGAAGCGGGAATTTGGTACGAAACAGCAACTCTTCTCGCCGCCTTACGGCAAGCTGAACCGGATAATCGCGCGATCGCGCAAGCTTGGGACAATCTCCTGACCACTGCTGGCTTAGAAGCCATCTCCAACCAACCGATTTTTCCCGAACCCTAA
- a CDS encoding BamA/TamA family outer membrane protein, whose protein sequence is MFNCSQSQPQQARIWIMPRQLQLCSAGSALILLAGFALAPLSLAQTGAGDVKPPSAAPLEELQPRPLPPSEELLSPPPTPDAAPPDEIPRTLTVKAFKVVGSSVFSDEELNDLLVPYTNRPLTFSELLQARNEITNYYVRQGYVTSGAILPPQKLTDGVVTIQVIEGGLGEITVNVEGRLNPDYIRERLALAAETPLQINELQSALQLLQLDPLIQSISAELSATPEVGINLLTVQAETADTFALDLLVDNGRSPSVGTIQRQASITESNLLGYGDEAFVSYTNTDGSDAFDLSYRVPVNPRNGNLRFAYGQSDSEVIEDPFTPLDIQSDYRYYEVSFDQPVILTPTEELTLGITATRQESENFLFGDEPFQLSVGSDEEGKTRISALRFSQEWVQRGENEVLAARSQFSVGVDWFDATVNEDAPDSRFFAWRGQGQWVRRLGEDALLLVRSDLQLASQALPPLEQFGSGGLGSVRGYRQDALLSDNGWLASSELRLPVLRVEDWDSVLQVAPFVDLGIAWNNDRNGEDRPELDSNVLAGVGLGLRWQTGDRLTARFDWGIPLVDVDDRDETLQEQGLYFSVSYTLF, encoded by the coding sequence ATGTTCAATTGCTCTCAATCTCAGCCTCAGCAAGCCCGGATCTGGATCATGCCCCGTCAGCTTCAATTGTGTTCTGCCGGCTCTGCTTTAATCCTGTTAGCGGGTTTTGCCTTGGCTCCCCTTTCCCTTGCCCAAACGGGCGCCGGCGATGTCAAACCTCCCTCCGCTGCTCCCCTCGAAGAGTTGCAACCGCGTCCCCTACCGCCATCAGAGGAACTGCTTTCTCCTCCCCCTACCCCAGATGCGGCACCTCCCGATGAGATTCCGAGGACTCTAACCGTTAAGGCCTTTAAGGTGGTGGGCAGTAGCGTCTTTTCCGATGAAGAATTGAACGACCTCCTTGTTCCCTATACTAATCGTCCTCTGACGTTCAGCGAACTCCTGCAGGCGCGCAACGAAATTACGAACTACTATGTGCGCCAAGGGTATGTCACCTCGGGGGCAATTCTCCCCCCCCAAAAACTCACGGATGGAGTAGTGACAATTCAAGTCATTGAAGGAGGATTAGGAGAGATTACAGTCAATGTCGAAGGACGTTTAAACCCTGACTATATTCGCGAACGACTTGCCCTGGCTGCCGAAACTCCCTTACAAATTAATGAGTTACAGTCTGCCCTGCAGCTCCTACAACTGGACCCTTTAATTCAATCCATTTCGGCAGAATTATCCGCAACGCCGGAAGTGGGCATTAATTTACTCACGGTCCAAGCGGAAACCGCAGATACGTTTGCTCTCGATTTGCTCGTTGACAACGGACGTTCCCCTAGTGTCGGTACGATACAACGGCAAGCTTCGATCACTGAAAGCAATCTTCTGGGCTATGGGGATGAAGCCTTTGTCAGTTACACCAATACCGATGGGAGCGATGCCTTTGATCTCAGCTATCGCGTTCCCGTTAACCCTCGCAATGGCAATCTCCGCTTTGCCTACGGGCAAAGCGACAGCGAAGTAATTGAAGATCCCTTTACCCCCCTCGATATTCAATCGGATTATCGCTATTACGAAGTGAGTTTTGATCAACCGGTGATTTTAACGCCCACCGAAGAACTGACACTGGGAATCACCGCCACTCGCCAAGAAAGTGAAAATTTCTTATTTGGCGATGAACCGTTTCAACTCTCAGTCGGGTCGGATGAGGAGGGAAAGACGAGAATTAGCGCCCTGCGTTTTTCTCAAGAGTGGGTCCAACGGGGAGAGAATGAAGTGTTGGCAGCGCGATCGCAGTTTAGTGTCGGGGTGGACTGGTTTGATGCCACTGTCAATGAAGATGCCCCCGATAGCCGCTTCTTTGCTTGGCGCGGACAGGGACAGTGGGTGCGACGGTTAGGGGAAGATGCCTTGCTCCTGGTTCGCAGTGACCTGCAACTGGCTTCCCAAGCTCTCCCCCCCCTCGAACAGTTTGGCTCAGGAGGGCTAGGATCGGTACGGGGTTACCGACAAGATGCATTGCTGAGCGATAATGGCTGGCTGGCTTCAAGCGAGCTGCGTTTACCCGTACTCCGCGTTGAAGACTGGGATAGTGTTCTGCAAGTTGCCCCCTTTGTTGATCTCGGCATTGCCTGGAACAATGATCGTAACGGTGAAGACCGTCCTGAACTGGATTCTAATGTCTTAGCTGGAGTCGGTCTCGGTTTACGTTGGCAAACTGGCGATCGTTTGACGGCTCGTTTTGACTGGGGAATCCCGTTAGTGGACGTTGACGATCGCGACGAAACCTTACAAGAACAAGGGCTTTATTTTTCAGTTTCATATACCCTTTTCTAA